The proteins below come from a single Fusobacterium nucleatum genomic window:
- a CDS encoding ROK family protein: MKHYIGIDLGGTNTKIGVVDSEGNLINSKIIKTHSHQNVNKTLERIWETAKKLILEKEIPLFSVVGIGIGIPGPVKNQSTVGFFANFDWERNLNLKEKMEKLSGIETRIENDANIIAQGEAIFGAAKGKKSSITIAIGTGIGGGIFYNGNLISGMSGVGGEIGHMKVVKDGKTCGCGQNGCFEAYASASSLVKEAQERLKLNEDNLLFKEINGNLGELEAKNIFDAARKGDEFSKDLIEYESDYLALGIGNLLNIINPECIVISGGMSLAGDEILLPIKEKLKKYTMPPALENLEIKVGVLGNEAGIKGAVALFI; encoded by the coding sequence ATGAAACATTATATTGGTATTGATTTAGGTGGAACTAACACAAAAATAGGGGTAGTTGATTCAGAGGGAAATTTAATAAATAGCAAAATTATTAAAACCCACTCTCACCAAAATGTTAATAAAACATTAGAAAGAATTTGGGAAACTGCAAAAAAATTAATATTGGAAAAAGAAATTCCACTTTTTTCTGTTGTAGGAATAGGAATAGGAATACCTGGTCCTGTAAAAAACCAAAGTACAGTAGGTTTCTTTGCAAATTTTGATTGGGAAAGAAATCTAAATTTAAAAGAAAAAATGGAAAAATTAAGTGGAATAGAAACAAGAATTGAAAATGATGCTAATATTATTGCACAAGGAGAAGCTATCTTTGGAGCTGCAAAAGGAAAAAAATCTTCAATAACTATTGCAATAGGAACAGGTATAGGAGGAGGTATTTTTTACAATGGAAATCTTATTTCTGGTATGTCAGGAGTTGGTGGAGAAATTGGACATATGAAAGTAGTTAAAGATGGTAAAACTTGTGGTTGTGGACAAAATGGTTGTTTTGAAGCCTATGCTTCAGCTAGTTCTCTTGTTAAAGAAGCACAAGAAAGATTGAAATTAAATGAAGATAATTTACTTTTTAAGGAAATCAATGGAAATTTAGGAGAACTTGAAGCAAAAAATATTTTTGATGCTGCTAGAAAAGGAGATGAGTTTTCAAAAGATTTAATAGAATATGAAAGTGATTATTTGGCCTTAGGTATAGGAAATCTTTTAAATATAATTAATCCTGAATGTATAGTTATAAGTGGAGGTATGTCTCTTGCAGGAGATGAAATTTTACTTCCAATAAAAGAAAAATTGAAAAAATATACTATGCCTCCTGCACTTGAAAATTTAGAAATAAAAGTTGGAGTTTTAGGTAATGAAGCAGGTATAAAAGGAGCTGTGGCACTTTTTATTTAA
- the mglB gene encoding galactose/glucose ABC transporter substrate-binding protein MglB, producing MKKIGMLLGSIILASALVACGEKKEEVKTDAPAGEKLSIGLTAYKFDDNFIALFRKAFEAEAMAKADTVEVTGIDSQNSVATEKEQIEAVLEKGVKAFAINLVDASAADGIINLLKEKNVPVVFYNRKPSDEAIASYDKLYYVGIDPNAQGIAQGELIEKLWKENPDLDLNKDGVIQYVMLTGEPGHPDAVARTKYSISTLNDHGIKTEELHKDTAMWDTANAKDKMDAWLSGPNGSKIEVVICNNDGMALGAIESMKAAGKVLPTFGVDALPEAIVKIEAGEMAGTVLNDAKGQASATFNMVVNLAEGKEPTEGTDLKLDNKIILIPSIGIDKSNVADFK from the coding sequence ATGAAAAAAATTGGAATGTTATTGGGTTCAATTATTCTTGCTTCAGCATTGGTTGCTTGTGGAGAAAAAAAAGAAGAAGTTAAGACTGATGCTCCTGCAGGTGAAAAATTATCAATAGGTTTAACTGCTTATAAATTTGATGACAATTTTATTGCTTTATTCAGAAAAGCATTTGAAGCTGAAGCAATGGCTAAGGCTGATACAGTTGAGGTAACTGGAATTGATTCTCAAAATAGTGTTGCTACTGAAAAGGAACAAATAGAAGCAGTTTTAGAAAAAGGAGTAAAAGCATTTGCAATTAACTTAGTTGATGCTTCAGCTGCTGATGGAATTATAAATTTATTAAAAGAAAAAAATGTGCCTGTTGTATTCTATAACAGAAAGCCTTCTGATGAAGCAATAGCTTCTTATGATAAGTTATATTATGTTGGAATTGACCCTAATGCTCAAGGAATTGCACAAGGGGAATTAATTGAAAAATTATGGAAAGAGAATCCAGATCTTGACTTAAATAAAGATGGAGTTATCCAATATGTAATGTTAACAGGAGAGCCTGGACATCCAGATGCAGTTGCAAGAACTAAATATTCTATTTCTACTTTAAATGACCACGGAATAAAAACAGAAGAATTACATAAAGATACTGCTATGTGGGATACAGCTAATGCAAAAGATAAAATGGATGCTTGGTTATCAGGACCTAATGGTTCAAAAATAGAAGTTGTTATTTGTAATAATGATGGAATGGCATTAGGAGCTATTGAATCAATGAAAGCAGCTGGAAAAGTGTTGCCAACATTTGGTGTTGATGCATTACCAGAAGCTATAGTTAAGATAGAAGCTGGAGAAATGGCTGGAACTGTTCTTAATGATGCGAAGGGACAAGCAAGTGCAACATTTAATATGGTAGTTAATTTAGCAGAAGGAAAAGAACCTACTGAAGGAACTGATTTAAAATTAGATAATAAAATAATATTAATTCCTAGTATTGGAATAGACAAATCTAATGTTGCAGACTTCAAATAA
- the mglA gene encoding galactose/methyl galactoside ABC transporter ATP-binding protein MglA, translating to MENLKYVLEMENISKEFPGVKALDNVQLKLKPGTVHALMGENGAGKSTLMKCLFGIYEKNSGKILLDGVEVNFKSTKEALENGVSMVHQELNQVLQRNVLDNIWLGRYPMKGFFVDEKKMYNDTINIFKDLDIKVDPRKKVADLPIAERQMIEIAKAVSYKSKVIVMDEPTSSLTEKEVDHLFKIIKKLKESGVGIVYISHKMEEIKMISDEITILRDGKWISTNDVSKISTEQIISMMVGRDLTERFPKKDNTTKEMILEVKNLTALNQPSIQDVSFELYKGEILGIAGLVGSKRTEIVETIFGIRPKEHGEIILHGKTVKNKSPEDAIKNGFALVTEERRSTGIFSMLDVAFNSVISNLDRYKNKFKLLKNKDIEKDTKWIVDSMRVKTPSYSTKIGSLSGGNQQKVIIGRWLLTEPEVLMLDEPTRGIDVLAKYEIYQLMIDLAKKDKGIIMISSEMPELLGVTDRILVMSNGRVAGIVKTSETNQEEIMELSAKYL from the coding sequence ATGGAAAATCTGAAATATGTGTTAGAAATGGAAAATATTTCCAAAGAGTTTCCTGGCGTAAAAGCACTAGATAATGTTCAATTAAAACTAAAACCTGGAACTGTTCATGCTCTAATGGGAGAAAATGGGGCTGGAAAATCAACATTGATGAAATGTTTATTTGGAATTTATGAAAAAAATAGTGGAAAAATTTTATTAGATGGAGTGGAAGTAAATTTTAAATCTACAAAAGAAGCATTAGAAAATGGTGTTTCAATGGTTCACCAAGAGCTAAACCAAGTTTTACAAAGAAATGTACTTGACAATATTTGGCTTGGTAGATATCCAATGAAAGGATTTTTTGTAGATGAAAAGAAAATGTATAATGATACAATTAATATCTTTAAAGATTTGGATATCAAAGTAGATCCTAGAAAAAAAGTGGCAGATTTACCCATTGCTGAAAGACAAATGATAGAAATAGCCAAAGCTGTATCATATAAATCAAAAGTAATAGTTATGGATGAGCCTACTTCTTCACTTACAGAAAAAGAGGTTGATCACTTATTTAAAATTATAAAAAAATTGAAAGAAAGTGGAGTTGGAATTGTTTATATTTCTCATAAAATGGAAGAAATAAAAATGATTTCAGATGAAATTACTATTTTAAGAGATGGTAAATGGATATCAACTAATGATGTTTCTAAAATTTCAACTGAACAAATTATAAGTATGATGGTAGGTAGAGATTTAACAGAGCGTTTCCCTAAAAAAGACAACACAACTAAAGAAATGATATTAGAAGTTAAAAATTTAACTGCTTTAAATCAACCTTCTATACAAGATGTAAGTTTTGAACTCTATAAGGGGGAAATTTTAGGAATAGCTGGACTTGTTGGTTCTAAAAGAACAGAAATAGTTGAAACTATTTTTGGAATAAGACCAAAAGAACATGGTGAAATTATTTTACATGGTAAAACTGTAAAAAATAAAAGCCCAGAAGATGCTATAAAAAATGGTTTTGCCTTAGTAACAGAAGAACGCAGAAGTACAGGGATATTTTCAATGTTAGATGTAGCATTTAACTCTGTTATCTCTAACTTAGATAGATATAAAAATAAATTTAAACTTCTTAAAAATAAAGATATAGAGAAAGATACTAAATGGATAGTGGATAGTATGAGAGTAAAGACTCCTTCATACTCTACAAAAATTGGAAGTCTTTCTGGTGGAAATCAACAAAAAGTAATTATTGGAAGATGGCTACTAACTGAACCAGAAGTTCTTATGCTTGATGAACCTACTAGGGGGATTGATGTTTTAGCAAAATATGAAATTTATCAATTAATGATAGACCTTGCTAAAAAAGACAAAGGAATTATAATGATTTCTTCTGAAATGCCTGAACTTTTAGGAGTAACAGATAGAATACTTGTTATGAGTAATGGTAGGGTTGCAGGAATTGTCAAAACTTCTGAAACTAATCAAGAAGAAATAATGGAATTATCAGCTAAATATCTATAA
- the mglC gene encoding galactose/methyl galactoside ABC transporter permease MglC, whose amino-acid sequence MIARTNEGKIDYKKIIIESGLYLVLFCMLIAIIIKEPTFLSIRNFKNILTQSSVRTIIALGVAGLIVTQGTDLSAGRQVGLSAVISGTLLQSVTNVNKAFPTLGEFSIFTTILIVVVVGVIIASINGIVVATLNVHPFIATMGTMTIVYGINSLYYDKAGAAPISGFVEKYSKFAQGYIQIGSYTIPYLIIYAATATLIMWTLWNKTKFGKNVFAVGGNPEAAKVSGVNVVLTLMGIYALSGAYYAFGGFLEAGRIGSATNNLGFMYEMDAIAACVIGGVSFYGGVGRISGVITGVIILTIINYGLTYTGVSPYWQYIIKGIIIVVAVAFDSIKYAKKK is encoded by the coding sequence ATGATTGCAAGAACTAATGAAGGAAAAATAGACTATAAAAAAATTATTATAGAAAGTGGACTATATCTTGTATTATTTTGTATGCTTATTGCAATAATAATAAAAGAGCCTACTTTTTTAAGTATAAGAAACTTTAAAAACATTCTTACCCAATCTTCTGTAAGAACAATTATTGCACTTGGAGTTGCTGGACTTATAGTAACACAAGGTACTGATTTATCAGCAGGTAGACAAGTTGGACTTTCTGCCGTTATATCTGGAACACTTTTACAATCAGTGACAAATGTAAATAAGGCATTCCCAACACTAGGAGAATTTTCAATATTTACAACTATATTGATTGTAGTAGTAGTTGGTGTAATTATAGCAAGTATAAATGGTATAGTTGTAGCTACATTAAATGTTCACCCATTTATAGCTACTATGGGTACTATGACTATTGTGTATGGAATAAACTCTCTTTACTATGATAAAGCAGGAGCTGCTCCAATTTCTGGATTTGTAGAAAAATATAGTAAATTTGCACAAGGCTATATACAAATAGGCTCTTATACAATACCATATTTAATTATTTATGCTGCTACTGCAACACTAATTATGTGGACTTTATGGAATAAAACAAAGTTTGGTAAGAATGTATTTGCTGTTGGAGGAAATCCAGAAGCAGCTAAAGTATCAGGAGTAAATGTTGTTTTAACTCTTATGGGAATATATGCATTATCTGGAGCATACTATGCTTTTGGTGGTTTCTTAGAAGCAGGGCGTATAGGTTCTGCAACTAATAACCTAGGATTTATGTATGAAATGGATGCCATTGCTGCCTGTGTAATTGGAGGAGTTTCATTCTATGGTGGTGTTGGTAGAATTTCAGGAGTTATCACAGGGGTTATAATCTTAACAATTATAAACTATGGACTTACTTATACAGGTGTTAGTCCATATTGGCAATATATTATAAAAGGTATAATAATTGTTGTAGCTGTTGCATTTGATTCTATTAAATATGCTAAGAAGAAATAA
- the dinB gene encoding DNA polymerase IV, which yields MERIIMHYDMDAFYASIEINRNPKLKNKPIVVGENIVTTASYEARKYGIHSAMKVSDAKLLCPKLIVIPVDKTEYIRISNEIHNLIFKITNKVEFIATDEGYIDLTDVINPENKKSFAIKFKQRIKELTNLTCSVGISFNKLSAKIASDINKPFGFFIFENEKEFIKYISDKKIRIIPGVGKKFFEILKHDKIFYVKDVFKYSLDYLVKKYGKSRGENLYCSVRGIDYDEVEYQREIHSIGNEETFLIPLQNNSEILREFNSLFDYTFERLLKNNVFTQSVTIKMRYTSFKTYTKSKKLKFSTKSKDFLYNEMLKLINSFEKEDEVRLLGVYFGDIKKNSLVQLTLNKNL from the coding sequence ATGGAAAGAATAATAATGCACTATGATATGGATGCTTTCTATGCTTCTATTGAAATTAATAGAAATCCAAAATTAAAAAATAAACCTATTGTTGTTGGAGAAAATATTGTTACAACTGCTAGTTATGAAGCTAGAAAGTATGGTATCCATTCAGCAATGAAAGTTTCTGATGCAAAACTACTTTGCCCTAAACTTATTGTAATTCCTGTTGATAAAACTGAATATATCCGAATTTCCAATGAAATTCATAATTTAATTTTTAAAATTACAAATAAAGTTGAATTTATTGCAACAGATGAAGGATATATTGATTTAACTGATGTTATAAATCCAGAAAATAAAAAAAGCTTTGCTATAAAATTTAAACAAAGAATAAAAGAATTAACTAATTTAACTTGTTCTGTTGGGATTAGCTTCAATAAGTTGTCTGCTAAAATAGCAAGTGATATAAATAAACCTTTTGGATTCTTTATATTTGAAAATGAAAAAGAATTTATTAAATATATATCAGATAAAAAAATTAGAATTATTCCAGGAGTTGGAAAAAAATTTTTTGAGATTTTAAAGCACGATAAGATTTTTTATGTTAAAGATGTTTTTAAATATTCTCTTGATTATCTTGTGAAAAAGTATGGTAAATCCCGTGGAGAAAATTTATATTGTTCTGTTAGAGGAATAGATTATGATGAGGTTGAATATCAAAGAGAAATTCATTCTATTGGAAATGAGGAAACTTTTTTAATACCTTTACAAAATAATTCAGAAATTTTAAGAGAATTTAACTCTTTATTTGACTATACTTTTGAAAGACTTTTAAAAAATAATGTTTTTACTCAAAGTGTTACTATTAAAATGAGATATACTTCATTTAAAACTTATACTAAAAGTAAAAAATTGAAATTTTCTACAAAAAGTAAAGATTTTCTTTATAATGAGATGTTAAAATTAATAAATTCTTTTGAAAAAGAAGACGAAGTTAGGCTTTTAGGAGTATATTTTGGAGATATAAAGAAAAACAGTTTAGTTCAATTAACACTTAATAAAAATTTATAA
- a CDS encoding heavy metal translocating P-type ATPase, with translation MKNDNLLTCEVIHRLRGRIRIKSKAFKYVGNSLKSEIERQLLQVRYIKSVEISLITGTILIYFEDVSLSDQNLINLIQNTLNSHIFEICKNEKIEKSSKYVIERKLQEESPKEIVKKIIATAGLLGYNLFFKPRNAIAITGIRRFLNYNTLSTLALAMPVLKNGVNSLIKNKRPNADTLSSSAIISSILLGKESAALTIMFLEEVSELLTVYTMQKTRGAIKDMLSVGENYVWKEISEDNVKRVPIEEIQKDDIIVVQTGEKISVDGKIIKGEALIDQSSITGEYMPIKKSEGDDVYAGTIIKNGNISIIAEKVGDDRTVSRIIKLVEDANSNKADIQNYADTFSAQLIPLNFILAGIVYASTRSITKAMSMLVIDYSCGIRLSTAVAFSAAINTAAKNGILVKGSNFIEELSKAETVIFDKTGTITEGKPKVQSIEIFDNSITENEMIGLAGAAEEQSSHPLATAIMSEIKDRGIEIPKHNKIKTVISRGVETKIGKGKEAITVRVGSKKYMLENKVDLTLATNAERGIISRGEIGLYVAQDEKIIGLIGVSDPPRENIKKAINRLRNYGVDDIVLLTGDLRQQAETIASRMSMDRYESELLPEDKAKNILKFQSKGSNVIMIGDGVNDAPALSYANVGVALGSTRTDVAMEAADITITQDNPLLVPGVIGLSKSTVKTIKENFAMVIGLNTFALVLGATGILAPIYASVLHNSTTILVVMNSLKLLKYDIKTN, from the coding sequence ATGAAAAATGATAATTTACTCACTTGTGAAGTTATTCATAGACTTAGAGGAAGAATTCGTATAAAAAGTAAAGCTTTTAAATATGTTGGAAATTCTTTAAAATCAGAAATTGAAAGACAATTATTGCAAGTAAGGTATATTAAAAGTGTTGAAATAAGTTTAATTACTGGAACTATCCTTATATATTTTGAGGATGTTTCTTTAAGTGATCAGAATTTAATAAACTTAATTCAAAATACACTAAATTCCCATATATTTGAAATATGTAAAAATGAAAAGATTGAAAAGTCATCTAAATATGTAATTGAAAGAAAATTACAAGAAGAGTCTCCAAAAGAGATTGTGAAAAAAATTATTGCAACAGCTGGGCTTTTAGGATATAATCTATTCTTTAAGCCTAGAAATGCAATAGCTATTACAGGAATTAGAAGATTTTTAAATTATAATACTTTATCAACATTGGCTCTTGCTATGCCTGTTTTAAAAAATGGTGTAAACTCCCTTATCAAAAATAAAAGACCTAATGCTGATACTTTAAGTTCAAGTGCAATAATCAGTAGTATACTTCTTGGAAAAGAAAGTGCAGCACTGACCATAATGTTCTTAGAAGAAGTTTCTGAGCTTTTAACAGTTTACACTATGCAAAAAACTCGTGGTGCAATTAAAGATATGTTAAGTGTTGGAGAAAATTATGTTTGGAAAGAAATTTCAGAAGATAATGTAAAAAGAGTCCCAATAGAAGAAATTCAAAAAGATGATATTATAGTTGTACAAACAGGTGAAAAAATAAGTGTTGACGGAAAAATAATTAAGGGTGAAGCATTAATAGATCAATCTTCAATCACTGGTGAATATATGCCAATTAAAAAATCAGAGGGAGATGATGTCTATGCAGGTACCATTATTAAGAATGGTAATATTAGTATAATTGCTGAAAAAGTTGGAGATGACAGAACTGTTTCAAGAATTATAAAACTTGTTGAAGATGCAAACTCTAATAAAGCTGATATACAAAACTATGCTGATACTTTCTCTGCTCAACTTATACCTCTAAACTTTATCCTAGCAGGTATAGTTTATGCAAGTACGAGAAGTATTACAAAAGCTATGAGTATGCTAGTTATTGATTATTCTTGTGGTATTAGGCTTTCAACAGCTGTGGCTTTCTCAGCTGCAATAAATACTGCTGCTAAAAATGGTATTTTAGTTAAGGGTAGTAACTTTATTGAAGAATTGTCAAAAGCAGAAACTGTAATATTTGATAAAACAGGTACTATCACTGAAGGAAAACCAAAGGTGCAAAGTATAGAAATTTTTGATAATAGTATAACTGAAAATGAAATGATAGGACTCGCTGGAGCAGCAGAAGAACAATCTTCTCACCCCTTGGCTACTGCAATAATGTCAGAAATTAAAGATAGAGGAATAGAAATTCCTAAACACAATAAAATCAAGACAGTTATAAGTCGTGGTGTTGAAACAAAAATAGGTAAAGGAAAAGAAGCTATAACTGTAAGAGTTGGAAGTAAAAAATATATGCTTGAAAATAAGGTTGATTTGACATTAGCAACAAATGCTGAAAGAGGCATTATTTCAAGAGGGGAAATTGGACTTTATGTAGCACAAGATGAAAAAATTATAGGGCTTATTGGAGTTTCTGATCCACCTAGAGAAAATATTAAAAAAGCTATCAATAGACTTAGAAATTATGGTGTTGATGATATAGTTCTATTGACAGGAGATTTAAGACAACAAGCAGAAACTATTGCTTCAAGAATGTCAATGGATAGATATGAATCAGAACTATTACCAGAAGATAAGGCAAAAAATATTTTGAAATTTCAATCAAAAGGTTCTAATGTAATTATGATAGGTGATGGTGTAAATGATGCTCCTGCACTATCTTATGCAAATGTTGGAGTAGCATTAGGAAGCACAAGAACTGATGTTGCAATGGAAGCAGCAGATATAACTATTACACAAGATAACCCTCTTTTAGTTCCAGGTGTTATTGGACTTTCAAAAAGTACAGTTAAAACTATAAAAGAAAATTTTGCTATGGTAATAGGACTTAATACTTTTGCTCTTGTACTAGGAGCAACTGGAATATTAGCACCTATTTATGCATCAGTTTTACATAATTCAACAACTATTCTTGTTGTTATGAATTCATTAAAATTATTAAAATATGATATTAAGACTAATTAG
- a CDS encoding HMA2 domain-containing protein, which yields MFKDILKKTYLIFNKVKVVHSIPGRIRLLIPSLDKFPEQMKKHEGYITDIIKLKNGINSIEYSYLTSKILIEYDKTKLKEQDIVDWLNKIWKIIVDNEEIYQGMSVDEIDKNVKKFYEMLKSELEGRN from the coding sequence ATGTTTAAAGATATATTGAAAAAAACTTATCTAATATTTAATAAAGTAAAAGTTGTTCATAGTATTCCTGGCAGAATAAGGCTTCTTATTCCATCACTTGATAAATTTCCTGAACAAATGAAAAAACATGAAGGCTATATAACTGATATTATAAAATTAAAAAATGGTATAAATTCTATTGAATATTCTTATCTAACAAGTAAAATTTTAATAGAATATGATAAAACAAAACTAAAAGAGCAAGATATAGTTGATTGGCTAAATAAAATTTGGAAGATTATAGTTGATAATGAAGAAATTTATCAAGGAATGTCAGTTGATGAAATAGATAAAAATGTTAAAAAATTTTATGAAATGTTAAAGAGTGAATTAGAAGGGAGAAATTAA
- a CDS encoding HMA2 domain-containing protein, whose translation MKNKVLLPNFYGIFEVKSATKNRIRIEIDKLKNNNEEIESLKENLKKITVVKNFKIIKSLGSLTVEFDNSQIDTQFMIGIILKLLNLDKELLKDRKGKIKNTFSNLGKLADLTIYNKTKGLFDAKTLIATGLLIYGIKKFKNEMLLPSGATLIWWSYRLLTKNGN comes from the coding sequence ATGAAAAATAAAGTATTACTTCCTAATTTCTATGGAATTTTTGAAGTAAAAAGTGCTACTAAAAATAGAATCAGAATAGAAATTGATAAATTAAAAAATAATAATGAGGAAATTGAAAGTTTAAAAGAAAATTTAAAAAAAATTACAGTTGTTAAAAATTTTAAAATAATAAAAAGTCTTGGAAGTTTAACTGTTGAATTTGATAACTCACAAATTGATACACAATTTATGATAGGAATTATTTTAAAATTATTAAACTTAGATAAAGAACTTTTAAAAGATAGAAAAGGCAAAATTAAGAATACTTTTTCAAACCTTGGAAAACTAGCTGATTTAACTATATATAATAAAACTAAGGGTTTATTTGATGCTAAAACATTAATAGCAACAGGACTTTTAATTTATGGGATAAAGAAATTTAAGAATGAAATGTTATTACCAAGTGGGGCAACTCTAATTTGGTGGTCATATAGACTTTTAACAAAAAATGGAAATTAA
- a CDS encoding NAD-dependent protein deacylase: MNNKRDEKILELVNILKNTKYLVFFGGAGTSTDSGVKDFRGKDGLYKTLYKDKYRPEEVLSSEFFYSHRDIFMEYVEKELNIKGLKPNKGHMALVELEKMSILKALITQNIDDLHQVSGSKNVLELHGSLKRWYCLSCGKTADRNFSCECGGVVRPDVTLYGENLNQSVVNEAIYQLEQADTLIVAGTSLTVYPAAYYLRYFRGKNLIIINDTDTQYDGEASLVIKDNFSYVMDKVIEELKKF; encoded by the coding sequence ATGAATAACAAAAGAGATGAAAAAATTTTAGAATTGGTTAATATATTAAAAAATACAAAATATCTTGTTTTCTTTGGAGGAGCTGGAACATCAACTGATAGTGGTGTAAAAGATTTTAGAGGAAAAGATGGACTATACAAAACACTATATAAAGATAAATACAGACCAGAAGAAGTATTAAGTTCAGAGTTTTTTTATTCACATAGAGATATTTTTATGGAATATGTGGAAAAAGAATTAAATATTAAAGGTTTAAAACCAAATAAAGGACATATGGCTTTGGTAGAGCTTGAAAAAATGAGTATTTTAAAAGCTCTTATAACACAAAATATTGATGACTTACATCAAGTATCTGGAAGTAAAAATGTTTTAGAATTACATGGAAGTTTAAAGAGGTGGTATTGTTTATCTTGTGGAAAAACAGCAGATAGAAATTTTTCATGTGAATGTGGTGGAGTAGTTAGACCAGATGTTACATTATATGGAGAAAATTTAAATCAATCTGTTGTCAATGAAGCTATTTATCAATTAGAACAAGCAGATACACTAATAGTTGCAGGGACAAGTCTGACAGTTTATCCTGCTGCTTACTATCTAAGATATTTTAGAGGTAAAAATTTAATTATTATAAATGATACAGATACTCAATATGATGGAGAAGCCTCATTAGTTATAAAAGATAATTTTTCTTATGTTATGGATAAAGTTATTGAGGAGTTAAAAAAATTTTAA
- the pta gene encoding phosphate acetyltransferase: MSFLGQVRKKALQANRRIVLPETSDERVIRAASQILKEGLAQVILVGNQETIMNSAKAYEVSLSGAKIVDPYKFERFNDYVDKLVELRAKKGMIPEEAKKLLLSDPTFFGAMLVRMGDADGMVSGSASPTANVLRAAIQVIGTQPGVKTVSSVFIMELSQFKDLFGSILVFGDCSVIPVPTSEQLADIATSAAETAVKIAGINPRVALMTFSTKGSAKHECVDRVIEAGRILRERKVKFRFDDELQADAALVKSVGEIKAPLSDVSGNANVLIFPSLSAGNIGYKLVQRLAGANAYGPIIQGLNAPVNDLSRGCSVEDIVVLTAITSAQACVDC; the protein is encoded by the coding sequence ATGAGTTTTTTAGGGCAAGTTAGAAAAAAAGCCTTACAAGCAAACAGAAGAATAGTTTTACCTGAAACAAGTGATGAAAGAGTAATAAGAGCAGCTTCTCAAATTTTAAAAGAAGGTTTAGCACAAGTTATTCTTGTAGGAAATCAAGAAACAATAATGAACAGTGCAAAGGCTTATGAAGTTTCATTAAGTGGAGCAAAAATTGTGGATCCTTATAAATTTGAAAGATTTAATGATTATGTAGATAAATTAGTAGAATTAAGAGCTAAAAAAGGGATGATTCCTGAAGAAGCAAAAAAATTATTATTAAGTGATCCTACTTTTTTTGGAGCAATGTTAGTAAGAATGGGAGATGCTGATGGAATGGTATCTGGTTCTGCATCACCTACTGCTAATGTATTGAGAGCAGCTATTCAGGTTATAGGTACACAACCAGGTGTAAAAACAGTTTCATCTGTTTTCATTATGGAATTATCACAATTTAAAGACTTATTTGGAAGTATATTAGTGTTTGGAGATTGCTCAGTAATACCTGTACCTACATCTGAACAATTAGCAGATATTGCCACTTCAGCAGCTGAAACAGCAGTAAAAATAGCAGGAATAAATCCAAGGGTAGCATTAATGACATTCTCAACAAAAGGTTCAGCAAAACATGAATGTGTTGATAGAGTAATTGAGGCAGGAAGAATTTTGAGAGAAAGAAAAGTAAAATTTAGATTTGATGATGAATTACAAGCAGATGCTGCTTTAGTAAAATCTGTTGGAGAAATAAAAGCTCCTTTATCAGATGTATCTGGGAATGCAAATGTATTAATTTTCCCTTCATTATCTGCTGGAAATATTGGATATAAATTAGTTCAAAGATTAGCAGGAGCTAATGCTTATGGACCAATTATCCAAGGATTAAATGCACCAGTAAATGATTTATCAAGAGGTTGCTCAGTGGAAGATATAGTTGTATTAACAGCTATTACATCTGCTCAAGCTTGTGTAGATTGTTAA